A genomic region of Catalinimonas niigatensis contains the following coding sequences:
- a CDS encoding ABC transporter ATP-binding protein, with translation MNSDNHKKQASAKDKVDSGKSLSLKERFQALKHLPAFFKLIWQSNPRMFSANVILRIVRSAIPVSMLYIGKLIIDEVVRITQTNGSDDLSLLFTYIGLEFLLAIISDAINRATVLLDSLLGDKFSNESSVRLMEHAGTLDLAQFEDADFYDKLERARRQTIRRTTLMTQVLSQFQSTITIGFLAVGLIAFNPWLILLILVAVVPAFLGESHFNERSYSLNNQWTPERRELDYFRFIGASDETAKEVKIFGLSNFLVDRFSKLADQYYLANRKVAIARARWGSAFAAIGSAGYYGAYVMIILQTVNGQLSIGDLTFLAGSFARLRGLLENVLNQFSSMAEGSLYLQDFFDFFEMKPLIALNENSLSVPQPIQQGFTFENVGFKYPNTNIWAVRNLSFTLHAGEKLALVGENGAGKTTIIKLLTRLYDPNEGRILLDGVDLREYHPTQLREAIGVIFQDFVRYQMNASTNIAVGKIEEKDNRLKVDDAAYRGMADQVISKLPKGYEQMIGRRFAEGVNLSGGEWQKIAISRAYMRDAQLLVLDEPTAALDARAEYEVFHRFADLTLGKSAVLISHRFSTVRMADRILVLENGGLLEIGTHEELLLKGGKYAELFDLQAQGYR, from the coding sequence ATGAATTCTGACAATCATAAAAAACAAGCTTCGGCAAAAGATAAAGTAGACAGTGGCAAAAGCCTTTCTCTGAAAGAAAGATTTCAGGCATTAAAGCATTTGCCTGCTTTTTTTAAGCTGATATGGCAATCTAACCCGAGGATGTTCTCTGCAAACGTCATCCTGCGTATAGTACGCTCGGCCATTCCGGTATCGATGCTTTACATTGGTAAGCTCATCATAGATGAGGTGGTACGCATTACCCAAACTAACGGTTCAGATGACTTATCGCTTTTGTTCACCTACATCGGACTGGAGTTTCTGCTGGCCATTATTTCAGATGCAATCAACCGTGCCACTGTGCTGCTGGACAGCCTTTTAGGTGATAAATTTTCCAATGAATCATCGGTACGGCTTATGGAGCATGCCGGCACACTGGATCTGGCCCAGTTTGAAGATGCTGATTTCTATGACAAACTAGAACGAGCCCGGCGTCAAACCATCCGACGCACAACTTTGATGACACAGGTGTTGAGCCAGTTTCAAAGTACCATTACCATCGGCTTCTTGGCGGTAGGACTGATAGCCTTTAATCCCTGGCTTATTCTACTGATCCTGGTGGCGGTGGTACCGGCATTTCTGGGAGAATCCCACTTCAACGAGCGCAGTTATTCACTCAACAACCAGTGGACACCTGAGAGACGAGAGCTGGATTATTTTCGTTTTATCGGAGCCAGTGATGAAACGGCTAAAGAAGTCAAGATATTTGGTCTGTCAAATTTTCTGGTAGATCGTTTTAGCAAACTGGCAGATCAATATTATCTGGCCAATCGGAAAGTAGCCATTGCCCGTGCGCGTTGGGGGAGCGCTTTTGCGGCCATCGGCAGTGCCGGATATTACGGAGCCTACGTTATGATCATTCTACAAACGGTGAATGGCCAGCTCAGCATTGGAGATCTTACTTTCCTGGCAGGTTCTTTTGCTAGACTGAGAGGGTTGCTTGAGAATGTACTCAACCAATTTTCCAGTATGGCCGAAGGTTCGCTTTACCTACAGGATTTCTTTGACTTCTTTGAGATGAAACCACTCATTGCCCTGAACGAAAATTCATTATCTGTACCCCAGCCCATTCAACAGGGTTTTACTTTTGAGAATGTGGGTTTTAAATATCCTAATACCAATATCTGGGCGGTACGAAATTTATCGTTTACGCTACATGCCGGAGAAAAGCTGGCATTGGTAGGTGAGAACGGTGCGGGAAAAACAACCATTATCAAACTACTTACTCGTCTCTACGATCCCAACGAAGGCCGCATATTACTGGATGGTGTTGATCTGAGAGAATACCACCCTACTCAGCTAAGGGAAGCTATAGGGGTCATTTTTCAGGACTTTGTACGTTACCAGATGAATGCTTCCACCAACATTGCTGTAGGTAAAATTGAAGAAAAAGACAATCGTCTTAAAGTAGATGACGCTGCTTATCGGGGCATGGCTGACCAGGTCATTAGCAAATTACCCAAAGGTTATGAGCAGATGATTGGCCGTCGTTTTGCTGAAGGTGTAAACCTATCAGGCGGAGAATGGCAGAAGATCGCTATCAGTAGGGCGTACATGCGCGATGCGCAGCTTTTAGTACTGGACGAACCCACAGCGGCCTTAGATGCTCGGGCTGAATACGAAGTCTTCCATCGTTTTGCTGATTTAACTTTAGGCAAAAGTGCGGTGTTGATTTCTCACCGTTTCTCTACCGTACGCATGGCTGACCGGATTTTGGTACTTGAAAATGGTGGATTGCTGGAAATTGGGACACATGAGGAATTATTACTTAAAGGAGGAAAATATGCTGAGCTGTTTGATTTGCAGGCACAAGGTTATCGCTGA
- a CDS encoding sensor histidine kinase: protein MNSKIGSKLDESEKQILQMMGASLLKLNNTIGNLIEVTKAQKNLEEQLEPIAIQEIVEDIKDELKLQISESKAKIQEEFLIQELKFAKASLRSIMYNLLSNAIKYRSPERLPVINISTFKEEEHTVLRIQDNGLGLTQKQEAKLFTMFKRFHRHVEGTGIGLYIVKRTIENYGGKIQVRSKLDEGTEFKLYFHS, encoded by the coding sequence ATGAATAGCAAAATAGGGTCAAAGCTGGATGAATCGGAAAAACAAATTTTACAGATGATGGGAGCTTCGCTCTTAAAACTAAATAATACAATTGGAAACCTGATTGAAGTGACCAAAGCTCAGAAGAACCTGGAAGAACAATTGGAACCCATTGCTATTCAGGAAATTGTGGAAGATATAAAAGATGAATTAAAACTACAGATTAGTGAGAGCAAAGCGAAAATTCAGGAAGAATTTTTGATACAAGAGCTGAAATTTGCTAAAGCCAGTTTAAGAAGCATTATGTATAATCTGCTCAGCAATGCCATCAAATATCGCTCACCTGAAAGGTTGCCTGTTATAAATATCAGTACTTTTAAAGAAGAAGAGCATACTGTATTGCGCATTCAGGACAATGGGCTTGGGCTTACCCAGAAACAGGAGGCCAAGCTATTTACCATGTTCAAACGTTTTCACAGACATGTAGAGGGAACCGGCATAGGTTTGTATATCGTAAAAAGAACCATTGAAAATTATGGAGGAAAAATCCAGGTCAGAAGTAAATTAGATGAGGGTACAGAATTTAAACTTTACTTTCATTCGTAA
- a CDS encoding XRE family transcriptional regulator: MHTASQNIRYLRRKYQFTQEQMARKLGIKRSLLGAYEEARANPRLEVLVKAAELFNVSVDQLVSDPIGELHKEPAAKNMHTGSASQNRDFRTGLSRTGLSRTGLSRYSKETEEQKTVDTQRQGPFLPPRKIAFPSSDTKKSLQRLRLVPETAFKQYFFNALEEEYLKGLPEMILPLPSVADAKYRAFEVKDNAMQPICRGAIVVGRQIENIQQLKDGKSHILTTRTEGILFRRVFNHIEKSGNLLLEANHREYEPIHFSVLGREVEAWEVVLYISAEAPSQPIESEQSMDLPRLTSIVMGLQQEVMKLKEGMRSH, from the coding sequence TTGCATACGGCTAGTCAAAATATCCGGTACCTCAGAAGAAAGTACCAGTTTACACAAGAACAAATGGCCCGGAAGCTGGGCATCAAAAGATCCTTGCTGGGAGCTTATGAAGAAGCCAGAGCAAATCCCAGGCTGGAGGTGCTGGTAAAAGCAGCCGAACTATTCAACGTATCGGTAGATCAGTTAGTTTCTGATCCTATTGGAGAGCTTCACAAAGAGCCTGCTGCCAAAAATATGCATACTGGAAGTGCATCTCAGAATAGAGACTTCCGGACTGGACTGTCCCGGACTGGACTGTCCCGGACTGGACTGTCTCGATATTCAAAGGAAACTGAAGAACAGAAAACAGTAGATACACAGCGTCAAGGGCCTTTTTTGCCTCCCAGAAAAATAGCTTTTCCATCTTCGGATACAAAAAAGTCATTGCAGCGCCTGCGTTTAGTGCCCGAAACAGCGTTTAAGCAGTATTTTTTTAATGCATTAGAAGAGGAGTACCTAAAGGGGCTTCCCGAAATGATACTTCCTTTGCCTTCGGTTGCAGATGCCAAGTATCGGGCGTTTGAGGTCAAAGATAACGCCATGCAGCCCATCTGCCGGGGAGCTATCGTAGTAGGACGACAGATAGAAAATATTCAGCAGCTCAAGGATGGTAAATCTCATATCCTGACTACCCGAACAGAAGGCATACTGTTTCGTCGGGTGTTCAACCACATAGAAAAATCGGGAAATTTACTTCTGGAAGCTAATCATAGGGAGTATGAACCAATCCATTTTTCGGTATTGGGTAGGGAAGTAGAAGCCTGGGAAGTGGTACTTTATATTTCTGCCGAAGCACCTTCTCAACCTATAGAAAGTGAACAGTCTATGGATTTGCCCAGGTTGACTTCCATTGTCATGGGATTGCAGCAGGAAGTAATGAAGCTTAAAGAGGGAATGAGAAGCCATTAG
- a CDS encoding ThuA domain-containing protein, with the protein MIKLHWIIAVFLFLTACSQTTVTEAPSSKLMALIIDGQNNHYVWPKTSMMMQDYLEQTGLFKVDIHRMDSVWLGIKYNQSRPEPYTYFIKTYSLDSTAYGISDKPIKTSRFSIDFSQYDLIVSNLGADSPQWPEETKKSFENYMQNGGGLVIVHAANNAWGDWQEYNKMIGLGAWGGRDSTTGPYAYYTDAGELEIDHAAGICGSHGAEYDFLITSRAPEHPIMEGLPIEWLHAQDELYERMRGPFENATILATAYSDVEGNAPPWNPSVKGMGQHVPLLMAINYGQGRVFHTALGHFDYSMECAGFITTLQRGAEWAATGEVSQDIPEDFPSPDQTVSRKWEK; encoded by the coding sequence ATGATTAAACTTCACTGGATCATTGCAGTATTTCTCTTTTTGACTGCATGCAGTCAGACCACCGTCACAGAAGCTCCTTCTTCAAAACTCATGGCTCTCATCATTGATGGTCAGAATAACCATTATGTGTGGCCTAAAACCTCCATGATGATGCAGGATTATCTGGAACAAACCGGGCTTTTTAAGGTAGACATCCATCGCATGGATTCGGTATGGCTTGGCATCAAATACAACCAGTCCCGGCCAGAACCCTACACTTATTTCATAAAGACTTATTCGCTGGATTCAACAGCTTATGGGATCTCCGATAAACCTATCAAAACCTCTCGCTTTTCCATAGACTTTAGTCAGTATGACCTAATTGTCTCTAATCTGGGAGCAGACTCTCCCCAATGGCCTGAAGAAACCAAAAAAAGTTTTGAAAACTACATGCAAAATGGGGGTGGACTGGTCATCGTACATGCTGCTAACAATGCCTGGGGAGATTGGCAAGAATACAATAAAATGATCGGTCTGGGTGCCTGGGGTGGACGCGATAGTACCACAGGACCTTATGCGTATTATACGGATGCCGGAGAGCTAGAAATAGATCATGCTGCTGGTATATGTGGATCTCACGGAGCGGAATATGATTTTCTGATTACCTCACGAGCACCGGAACATCCTATCATGGAAGGATTGCCCATCGAGTGGCTTCATGCTCAGGATGAATTGTATGAGCGCATGAGAGGTCCTTTTGAGAATGCCACCATTTTAGCTACGGCTTACTCAGATGTAGAAGGCAATGCCCCTCCCTGGAATCCATCCGTAAAAGGTATGGGTCAACATGTACCTCTGCTGATGGCTATCAACTACGGTCAGGGTCGTGTTTTTCATACCGCCTTGGGACACTTTGATTACTCTATGGAATGTGCAGGTTTCATTACCACCCTGCAGCGAGGAGCAGAATGGGCTGCTACCGGTGAGGTGAGCCAGGATATCCCTGAAGACTTTCCTTCCCCAGACCAGACGGTCTCCAGAAAATGGGAAAAGTAA
- a CDS encoding PAS domain-containing protein — protein sequence MSELSDQNSKPPSLTSKQFLAESEVSYQLMIDSVKDYAIFMLDPQGYISSWNSGAEKLKGYTKAEILHQHFSVFYTEQDIQRNHPAYVLQTAEKEGRFEDEGWRVKKDGSLFWANVVISLIYNEQKKIIGFSKVTRDLTERKALEDKLIEAKEELRESEERSRRLIETVKDYAIFLLTPEGRIATWNEGAKRIKGYEAEEIIGCHFSKFYPPEAIMAQYPQFELAKAMEDGRFEDEGWRIKKDGSMFWANVVITPVYDDQKQHIGFTKITRDLSERVRNEALMKKNIALHKINTDLDNFV from the coding sequence ATGAGTGAGTTATCAGACCAGAATTCTAAACCGCCTTCTTTGACTTCTAAGCAATTCCTTGCAGAAAGTGAAGTTAGTTATCAACTTATGATTGATAGTGTAAAGGATTACGCCATTTTTATGTTAGATCCTCAGGGTTATATTTCCAGCTGGAATTCCGGTGCCGAAAAACTAAAAGGATATACCAAAGCAGAAATTCTTCACCAGCACTTTTCTGTATTTTATACTGAACAGGATATTCAGAGAAACCATCCTGCCTATGTATTACAAACTGCTGAAAAAGAAGGCAGATTTGAAGATGAGGGGTGGAGGGTAAAAAAGGATGGCAGCCTGTTCTGGGCCAATGTGGTTATTTCTCTCATCTACAACGAGCAAAAAAAAATCATCGGTTTTTCTAAAGTTACCCGTGATCTGACCGAAAGGAAAGCGCTGGAAGATAAGTTAATTGAAGCAAAGGAAGAACTAAGAGAGAGCGAAGAACGTTCACGCCGCCTCATCGAGACGGTTAAGGATTATGCCATTTTCCTTTTAACCCCGGAGGGTAGGATCGCTACCTGGAATGAGGGGGCTAAAAGAATCAAAGGCTACGAAGCGGAGGAGATCATTGGCTGCCACTTTTCTAAATTTTATCCCCCTGAGGCTATAATGGCACAATATCCTCAGTTTGAACTTGCCAAAGCTATGGAAGACGGAAGATTTGAGGACGAAGGATGGAGAATAAAAAAAGACGGTTCAATGTTTTGGGCCAATGTGGTTATTACCCCGGTTTACGATGACCAAAAACAGCATATTGGCTTTACTAAAATCACCCGTGATCTCAGCGAGCGTGTAAGGAACGAAGCGCTGATGAAGAAGAATATAGCGTTACACAAAATAAATACCGATCTGGATAATTTTGTATAG
- a CDS encoding AMP-binding protein, translating into MKSDVLIKLENMVYSSDAIAQLYAIQDLSSYKTLSPYSQQCLSFCHAWLREQASFEILTSGSTGTPKHIRITRTQMQASAQATAQALGLKAGDKALVCLNTAYIAGKMMLVRGLERGMPLIVIPPTSTPLQEVNESIEFTALVPLQLKTMLEAPDQKYMDQLNAMKAILVGGAAVDHTLEKHIRDKISAPVFGTYGMTETVSHIALRRINGPEATDTYQILPGVEVKKDWRDCLSIRGAVSNYQWLQTNDIVEFSDERHFRWLGRADNVINSGGIKIYTEALESKLQEAMHTIGIARHFFLAGLPDERLGEKLCLTIEGKRMNNEQEKQLNTWMKAHLHPYEVPKNIFYLSEFIYTPSGKIQRRQSLEMIQKKD; encoded by the coding sequence ATGAAGTCTGATGTCCTGATCAAGCTTGAGAACATGGTATATTCAAGTGATGCCATTGCACAGCTTTATGCAATACAGGATCTTTCCAGCTACAAGACGCTTTCCCCTTATTCTCAACAATGCCTTTCCTTTTGCCATGCCTGGCTTCGGGAACAAGCTTCTTTTGAAATTCTTACCTCAGGCTCTACCGGCACTCCAAAGCATATACGAATTACCCGTACCCAGATGCAGGCCAGTGCACAGGCTACGGCACAGGCACTGGGACTTAAGGCAGGTGACAAAGCACTGGTTTGTTTAAACACCGCCTACATTGCCGGTAAAATGATGCTGGTCAGAGGACTGGAAAGGGGTATGCCACTCATCGTGATCCCTCCTACCTCAACTCCTTTACAGGAAGTAAACGAATCCATAGAGTTCACTGCCCTGGTGCCTCTACAGCTCAAAACTATGCTGGAAGCTCCTGACCAAAAATACATGGATCAACTCAATGCAATGAAAGCCATACTGGTAGGTGGTGCAGCAGTAGACCATACCCTGGAAAAGCACATTCGTGACAAAATCAGTGCTCCTGTCTTTGGTACCTATGGTATGACAGAAACTGTTTCTCATATTGCTTTGCGCAGAATCAATGGCCCTGAAGCCACAGATACTTACCAAATACTTCCGGGGGTGGAAGTTAAAAAAGACTGGAGGGACTGCCTTTCCATTCGGGGCGCAGTGAGTAACTATCAGTGGTTACAAACCAATGATATCGTTGAATTTTCTGATGAGCGTCACTTTCGCTGGCTCGGCAGAGCCGACAATGTAATCAACAGTGGCGGAATAAAGATTTATACAGAAGCTCTGGAAAGCAAACTGCAAGAGGCCATGCATACTATAGGCATAGCCAGACATTTCTTTTTGGCAGGCTTGCCCGATGAAAGATTAGGAGAAAAGCTATGTTTAACCATAGAAGGAAAACGTATGAATAATGAACAGGAAAAGCAACTAAACACATGGATGAAAGCTCATTTACATCCTTATGAAGTTCCTAAGAATATATTTTATCTCTCAGAATTTATCTATACACCTAGCGGTAAAATCCAGCGTAGGCAAAGCCTGGAAATGATCCAGAAGAAAGACTAG
- the nuoL gene encoding NADH-quinone oxidoreductase subunit L, whose amino-acid sequence MEYASLSRHLPLTTGSSLSLIVMMLPFLSFLLLITFGRGRETWAWLSTGIHLATAVASAIIFTLVWDGETIHARTVWFQLSTTESFRYSFTFGLLIDKVAALIMLVVTIVSFLVHLYSIEYMRGEKHYTRYFAYLGLFTFAMLGVVLMDNLLLIFIFWELVGVSSYALISFWNERPAALQAGSKAFIMNRIGDAGFLVGIMILWSQFGTLDLQVLESLMRQSVLTKEGYWLSNFRIGGQIFENSAPAHWLTIAGIGLFCGSIGKSAQFPLQTWLPDAMQGPTPASALIHAATMVAAGVYLLARVFVLLDGDVLTFIAFTGAITAFMGAVAALTQHDIKKVLAFSTVSQLGYMIMGMGVGAYEAAIFHLVTHAAFKACLFLAAGSVIHALHQMSHHAQQDAPQHGFDAQDMRMMGGFRKKLPYTFAAYLIAALSLAGVPLFSGFLSKDAILAGTLAWTDAIASPQLNFYYIVPTLAFTTTLLTALYMGRQLLLVFWGEFRAVKVSKGIQEVHQHLKESPVLMLIPLGVLSVLSVGFVYSFNPLNGDMSWLTRELATPTLAVPGDFRYLEEIIMLKNNWHTIASALALGLVVSGVGVAFIIYRPNGKFARQYASFDKQNKGIRSISFHNWYLDSIYRLLVITPVIRISGFIHHFDQKVINGLVDFLGVFQVVLAHIVSWFDRYVVDGIVKLITKLAQFIGWLARPAQEGKIQTYFIISLLIFIAFLYWVIL is encoded by the coding sequence TTGGAATACGCGTCACTATCAAGACATCTACCTTTAACCACCGGCAGTTCACTTTCGCTGATTGTGATGATGCTGCCTTTTCTGAGCTTCCTGCTCCTGATTACCTTCGGTCGGGGACGTGAAACCTGGGCCTGGCTGAGCACCGGCATCCATTTGGCTACAGCAGTAGCTTCAGCCATTATTTTTACCCTGGTTTGGGATGGAGAAACTATCCATGCCCGCACTGTCTGGTTCCAGCTTTCTACAACAGAAAGCTTTCGCTACTCATTTACCTTCGGACTACTGATAGACAAAGTAGCTGCGCTGATCATGCTGGTGGTTACCATAGTTTCATTCCTGGTTCACCTCTACTCTATTGAATACATGCGGGGAGAAAAACATTATACCCGCTATTTTGCTTATCTGGGTCTTTTCACCTTTGCCATGCTGGGCGTAGTGCTCATGGATAATCTTCTGCTCATCTTCATCTTCTGGGAACTGGTAGGCGTCTCTTCTTACGCATTGATCAGCTTTTGGAATGAGCGTCCGGCAGCCTTGCAGGCAGGGAGCAAAGCTTTTATCATGAACCGTATAGGAGATGCCGGATTCCTGGTAGGAATTATGATCCTCTGGTCACAATTTGGTACACTGGACTTGCAGGTATTGGAAAGCCTTATGCGGCAGTCGGTATTAACAAAGGAAGGCTACTGGCTTAGTAATTTCAGAATAGGAGGACAAATCTTTGAAAATTCAGCTCCAGCCCATTGGCTTACAATTGCCGGTATAGGCTTATTTTGCGGTTCAATCGGTAAGTCGGCACAGTTTCCATTACAAACCTGGTTGCCCGATGCCATGCAGGGCCCTACTCCTGCTTCCGCTCTGATCCACGCGGCTACGATGGTAGCAGCCGGAGTCTATCTGCTGGCCAGAGTCTTTGTGTTGCTGGATGGTGATGTGCTCACCTTTATTGCCTTTACGGGTGCCATTACTGCTTTTATGGGTGCAGTAGCCGCACTTACCCAGCACGATATCAAAAAGGTATTGGCCTTTTCCACTGTTTCACAGCTGGGTTATATGATTATGGGAATGGGTGTAGGAGCGTATGAAGCTGCTATTTTCCATCTTGTTACCCATGCTGCTTTCAAAGCATGCCTGTTTCTGGCCGCCGGTTCAGTGATACATGCCCTGCACCAGATGTCCCATCATGCCCAGCAGGATGCTCCCCAGCATGGTTTTGATGCTCAGGATATGCGTATGATGGGTGGATTTCGAAAGAAGCTTCCCTATACTTTTGCTGCCTATTTAATTGCTGCCCTATCGCTGGCAGGAGTGCCCTTGTTTTCAGGTTTTCTCTCTAAAGATGCGATACTGGCAGGTACTTTGGCCTGGACAGATGCCATTGCTTCGCCACAGCTTAACTTTTATTATATCGTACCCACTCTAGCTTTTACTACTACCCTCCTTACAGCTTTGTACATGGGACGACAGCTCTTATTGGTCTTTTGGGGTGAATTCCGGGCAGTTAAGGTGAGCAAAGGAATACAGGAAGTACATCAACATCTCAAAGAATCTCCTGTACTTATGCTTATACCACTAGGGGTTTTGTCAGTGTTATCAGTTGGCTTTGTCTATTCCTTTAACCCTTTGAACGGTGACATGAGTTGGCTTACCCGTGAATTGGCTACTCCTACATTGGCCGTACCCGGAGATTTCAGATACCTTGAAGAGATTATTATGCTCAAAAACAACTGGCATACCATAGCTTCTGCACTTGCTTTGGGTTTGGTGGTCAGCGGAGTTGGTGTAGCTTTTATCATCTATCGTCCTAATGGAAAATTTGCCCGTCAATACGCTTCTTTTGACAAACAAAACAAAGGAATCAGAAGTATCTCTTTCCACAATTGGTACCTGGACAGTATATACCGACTGCTGGTCATCACTCCGGTCATTCGCATATCAGGATTCATACATCATTTTGACCAAAAAGTAATCAATGGTTTGGTTGATTTTCTGGGCGTTTTTCAGGTAGTACTTGCGCATATTGTATCCTGGTTTGACCGATATGTGGTAGATGGTATAGTAAAGCTGATCACTAAACTAGCTCAATTTATAGGATGGCTAGCCCGTCCGGCACAAGAGGGTAAGATCCAAACCTACTTTATCATTAGCTTGTTGATCTTCATTGCGTTTTTATACTGGGTGATCCTATGA